The Paracholeplasma brassicae genome includes the window TTACGATTACTTTGAAACCATTCAACAATTTTTAAATCCATATTATCCTCCCAAGATTTACATACCAATTGTATGCCGATTTTATACGTTGTGCTAGTCACTAGCATGATATATTTTATCAAATAGATGACAAAAGTCAAAAAAAAATAAACTAGAAATTAATCTAGTTTAGTAAGTCATTCTTCTGTAAAGCATCACAGACACAATAATTGTAAAAAGTGTATTGATTAAATTGTTAAATATAACCATAGAATTTGTGCTGTAAAGATATAGATAAGAAAAATAGAGCCTAGGGTCTAAAAATCCTATAACATCTAAGACATCACCAATAAGTAGTTTTTGTAAAAACATCATTTTAGTAAATCCGGTAACGTACATACCAAATAATAAGAAGAAAACCGCGAGTATTGAATAGAGTATGTGGTACTCTCTAAATGATTTATAGAGTCTTGAGGACATAAAATAGTAGAATATTACAAACCCAAAGATTGATAATATCGAATCAAATACGGCCTCAAAATAAAACTCAAATGCACCAATGAAAGCACCAAACACAATAGAGGCTAGAAATCCCTCTATTATAAATCCTTTTAAATCACTTTTATCGATTGGTTGTTTTAGTTTATTTATAAATGTTTTCATTAGATATCCATTTCCTTTATACGATCACGCAATAACTCGAACACGATCATTATTAATATCCCTTTGACAAAATTAAACGGTACATAGAGATTAAATGTCCACCAAAAATAAGTTTCTACATTCGTTCCAATCCAAGCAAAATTGTTGTCATTAATGAGTGTTGTAAAAAACAAATGACTCCCGCCTGAAATATAGATAGGTGTCGCGATAAAGAAATTTAAAGCCGTCATTACCACAGTTAAACCTAGCGCAACGACAAACCCACGAATCATTTTTTGGTTCATTGACAATTTTGAATGGTCTTCTTTAATAATCATCGGTATTTCCTTAAAACGAATCAACTTATTTGCAAGCATAAATAATCCAATGATTGTAAAAGACGCTGTGATTGCCATAAATTCACCAAAGAATGGGATTAAGTCAGCGTTTTGTCCACTAATTAGCCAACGAATAATTGACCTAACCACAATTACAGCTGCCGTTTGTTTAAAACCAAGCACCAAGAATGCCGATAAAATAATGACTTCAGAAA containing:
- a CDS encoding ECF transporter S component; the protein is MTNTFNTKKLVLASIFTALAVVVGYLEIVWPLSGWLKLDFSEVIILSAFLVLGFKQTAAVIVVRSIIRWLISGQNADLIPFFGEFMAITASFTIIGLFMLANKLIRFKEIPMIIKEDHSKLSMNQKMIRGFVVALGLTVVMTALNFFIATPIYISGGSHLFFTTLINDNNFAWIGTNVETYFWWTFNLYVPFNFVKGILIMIVFELLRDRIKEMDI